Proteins from a genomic interval of bacterium CG_4_10_14_0_2_um_filter_33_32:
- the rsmD gene encoding 16S rRNA (guanine(966)-N(2))-methyltransferase RsmD, which produces MRIISGIKKGFIIKGPPTVRIENLKPMPDKVRESIFNILGGWIEEKQVLDLYAGTGAVGLEALSRGAVSVEFVENNKKTSILIKENLEKLGFTERVYQEDAHLFVNHTGEAFDLIFITPPHKEIDFKVVEAAGKKLKPQGIIVLESDSRTEVPLFENLKQFDQRIYGRLKITFLQSK; this is translated from the coding sequence ATGAGAATTATAAGCGGTATAAAAAAAGGATTTATAATAAAAGGTCCTCCGACTGTCAGGATTGAAAACTTGAAACCGATGCCTGATAAAGTTAGGGAATCTATTTTTAATATTTTGGGTGGTTGGATTGAGGAAAAACAAGTTTTGGATTTATATGCTGGTACTGGCGCAGTTGGATTAGAAGCATTGAGCAGAGGTGCTGTAAGTGTAGAATTTGTTGAAAATAATAAGAAAACTTCAATACTTATAAAAGAGAATCTTGAGAAGCTTGGGTTTACGGAAAGGGTTTATCAAGAAGATGCGCATCTTTTTGTTAATCATACGGGCGAAGCCTTTGATTTGATTTTTATAACCCCTCCGCATAAGGAAATAGATTTTAAAGTTGTAGAAGCCGCAGGAAAAAAACTTAAACCCCAAGGGATTATTGTTTTGGAGTCTGACAGCAGAACAGAAGTTCCTTTATTTGAAAATCTAAAACAGTTTGATCAAAGAATTTACGGCCGTCTAAAAATAACTTTTCTACAATCTAAATAA